The genomic interval TAGCTGACGAGGCGTTCTGAATCATGCAACACCACATGAAGGGCGTTGTTTGAAATGCTCATCGAAGCTGGCATATCGCCAGTGTGAATCTTTCCGATATTCTTGCCCTGCACCAAATCATGCACCAAAATTTCGGTGGCATCATCCTGAGAGCCATGACCGCCGCTATACAGTATCGTCCCGTTGGGATGCAAAGCGAGTCCTGCTGACTTCGGTACGGCTTCATAGGTTTCGATAACAATGTGCGCATCCAAATCGACCAGCGTCAACGTTGCGGCGTCGTGATTCAGCACGGCTAAGCGATTATTACTCAAGATCTCCACATTATAGGGCGCTTTGCCTGTCTCGATCTGCGCTATTTCTTGCCGAGCAACTACATCCAGAATGGAAAAAGCATCCCCTTTGGTATTGCTGACATAGGCGTGCGCTTTCGATTCATCAACCGTGACCATCCCCGGGACGCGACCGACTTTGGCCGTGCCCAGTACCGCAAACGAATCGAGATCAAGGAACCATACTTCGTGCCCCAAAGCGCATACCACTAACAGCTGGTTGCGTGGGCGATCAACCGCCAACCCATAGGGCTTGCTGCCAACGCGCTGTTCTGAAACAACAGTACCGCGAGCCAGATCAATCGCTACGACTTTGTCTTCGTTCATCGCAGTAACATACAGCCGCTCAACGGCGGTAATGGGCACCACATTGACAGGAGTAAGTGCAGTCAAACCCGCATCGCTACGCACAACTTCTTTGCGTTCACACCCGCTCAAAACCAACAGCAGAAGAAGTGCCACAAGTGCCCATGAGCGGTTTACAAAAAATACGTGCATGCTTATTCAACAACAAAGGTCATTTTAATCCATGGATGAATCGTGCACATAGCACCATAGGTGCCGGGGGTGGTTGGAGCCGTCCAGACACGCTTGACGGTTGCTTCCGGATTTACGAGAATTTCTGGTAGCTCTGCTTCGGCAGAAAGGAAGTTATGCTCCCCTTCGTCATCCGTATTTGTGATAACAAAGAGGATTTTTTCGCCAGCTTTCATAGTGATTTCGTTCGGCTCAATTGTTTCGGGTGTAAATGTTAAAATGATTTCACGAGCGTCTTCGGCACCAGCAGGAGCAGGCTCTTCCTTCACAGTTTCTTGAGTTACAGGAGCTGCCGTTGTTACGGCTGCAGCAGCGGGAGTCGCACTGCTAGTGCTTTGCGTCTTTTTTGCGTCATTGCCGCAAGCCGTTAAGAGAAGTGCTACCGAGGCCGCCACGAGAAAGGGGATCATTTTTTTCATACAGAAACTCCTTTTTGGTCATTTTAGTAATAATACGCGATATCAATAACAGAAAGCATAAAAATGCACAAGTAGTATTCTATGGTGTGCTGGAGGTAAGAGTTCTCAGCGTCTTCAGGTATTATTTGACGCAGCGATCAACGGGAGAATCCGTTCGAGTTGATTGGCGCGCGAGCCTTTCACCAAGAAGGTTGCGCCATGAAATTGTGCGCAGGCGGCAACTATTTCGGTGTACGAAGTGCAATGAATGGCCTTTGCTCCCAGCTCTGTCGCCATTACTTGTGCTCCTTCGCCGTAGGTCACAACGAAGTCAAGTCCGTGGGCGGAGCGCGCAACTTCCCGATGCTTCGCATCACTAAAATTGCCCAGTTCGCGCATTTCGCCAAGAATAGCGATGCGCGGTGCGGGGAGCTTGAGCAGTTCGGCTACGGCTTGTTTCATCGAATCGGGATTGGCATTATAGCAGTCAAAAATCCAGACGTTGCCGGCGATGTGGTGCACTTCCCAGCGCAGTGGTGCTGGTTGGAATTGCCGCCAGCCGTGAAACATCTGCGCGTATGGGATGCCGACGGCATGCAAGGCGGCGGCAGCCAGCAGGAGATTTTTCTGCTGAAACTCCTGCGCAAAAGGGACATAAAACGCGGCGGCTTCAAGCGCGCCGGGTAGCACAACTTGTGCGAGATATTCGCCCCCTTCTACCGAGAAAAAATCCTTCATCCGAACATCGTTATGCGCGCCAAAACCTGTGGCAATAACCGTGCGGGTTGTATGACGGGCGGCGGCCAGCAGTGCGGGATCGTCCCCGTCAACGATGAGCGTGCGAGCAGAAGCCGCAAGTTCGAGCTTGGCCTGCATGATCCCTTCCCGACTGCCAAGGAGTCCAATGTGGGCGGTGCCAATATTGGTAATAACGCCGATAGTTGGTTGTAAAATACGGCCAAGCGCTGCAATTTCACCAAATCCGCTCATGCCAAGCTCAAAAACGCTGAAAGCGGCATCATGATTGGAACTGAGGAGCGAAATCGGCAAGCCGATGTGATTGTTGAAGTTACCGCGTGTTGAGTTGACATCGTCGCCACACGTTGCAATCATGCGGCACACTGTGGTTTTGCCAGAGCTACCGGTGACGGCAATCACGGGGCCGTTAAACCGCTTTCGCCACGTAGATGCCATCTGCGAAAGGGCGCTGAGTGTATCTTTGACAACCAGAAAAGAAAAACCGCTTTGCGTCCACCGCTCACTATTTTCTGGGAGTCGACTGACAAGTGCACACGCGGCTCCGCCACTCTGCGCTTGCGCAAGGTAGTTGTGGCCGTCATCGCGGTCAGTCATCAACGCAATAAAGAGGTTGCCCATCTCGATTTTTCGACTGTCTATGGTAAACCCGTCAAAGCGACAGCCGGGATCACCAACAATGGTGCTGTCGGGAAAAAGCTGGTGGAGGTGCTCAAGCGTACATGGCTTCATGGTGTCCTCTCTTCTGGTGAGCGATTGTATCCCGTAAGATTCGGTTGATCTTGCTTCCTTGTCAAGTTATCTTCCGGTGGTGGTTGTTTCTTTTAAAGGAGGCTCGCCATGATCCTTATTTATATTGCCAGTGATATTGAATGTGAAGCGCTCCTCCCCTTTTTGCCGGGTGATGCAGAGGTCGTAGTCGGTGGCGTCGGCAAAGTTGCCACCACCTTTGCCGTGCTGCAAGCGCTGCGAACGCACCAACCAAAGCTGGTAGTGGGTGTCGGCATTTCTGGTTACTACGGCAGTCGCTTGCGGGTGGGCGATGTCGCCTTAATCACACGTGACTATTGGATTGATGAAGGAGTGCAAACGCCAGAAGGGTTCCTGCATCTTTCGTCACTTGGCTTTGGTGATCCTTTCGTCGAAAGCCCTTTTGAATTTCCGGATCTCCCCTTTGGTGGAGACTATCGGGTGTTGCCATGCCCAGGGGCGACGGTGAGTAGCTGTTCTGGCATGTTGAGCGTTGCCCGCGAGCGGTATCATTCGTTTCCTGATGGCATTACCGAGAGCATGGAACTGGGCGCGATGGGATACGTCTGCAATGCGCATAGCATACCGTGGTTTGGGTTACGCGGAATTAGTAACCTGTTAGAGGATAGAGATTCACGTCGATGGGATATGACGAATGCCCTGCGGCATGCGGGGGAATATTGCAAAATTTTGTGGGGGAGATTGGCGGGCTCCTGACGCGCCCTCTTCTGAAAACGAAAGGAATAATAACGCTATGAACGCAACACAGTTTACGGTCGAAGTAGTTGATCTGGTTTGGAAGGCCGGAGCCATCATCCGCGAACAGATCAATACCGCGAAAGATATTCAGTATAAAGGTGAAATCGACTTGGTTACTTCCACCGATCTCGCGGTGGAAGCTTTTCTGAAAGAA from Chrysiogenes arsenatis DSM 11915 carries:
- a CDS encoding cupredoxin domain-containing protein, producing MKKMIPFLVAASVALLLTACGNDAKKTQSTSSATPAAAAVTTAAPVTQETVKEEPAPAGAEDAREIILTFTPETIEPNEITMKAGEKILFVITNTDDEGEHNFLSAEAELPEILVNPEATVKRVWTAPTTPGTYGAMCTIHPWIKMTFVVE
- a CDS encoding UDP-N-acetylmuramoyl-tripeptide--D-alanyl-D-alanine ligase; its protein translation is MKPCTLEHLHQLFPDSTIVGDPGCRFDGFTIDSRKIEMGNLFIALMTDRDDGHNYLAQAQSGGAACALVSRLPENSERWTQSGFSFLVVKDTLSALSQMASTWRKRFNGPVIAVTGSSGKTTVCRMIATCGDDVNSTRGNFNNHIGLPISLLSSNHDAAFSVFELGMSGFGEIAALGRILQPTIGVITNIGTAHIGLLGSREGIMQAKLELAASARTLIVDGDDPALLAAARHTTRTVIATGFGAHNDVRMKDFFSVEGGEYLAQVVLPGALEAAAFYVPFAQEFQQKNLLLAAAALHAVGIPYAQMFHGWRQFQPAPLRWEVHHIAGNVWIFDCYNANPDSMKQAVAELLKLPAPRIAILGEMRELGNFSDAKHREVARSAHGLDFVVTYGEGAQVMATELGAKAIHCTSYTEIVAACAQFHGATFLVKGSRANQLERILPLIAASNNT
- a CDS encoding YncE family protein, whose amino-acid sequence is MHVFFVNRSWALVALLLLLVLSGCERKEVVRSDAGLTALTPVNVVPITAVERLYVTAMNEDKVVAIDLARGTVVSEQRVGSKPYGLAVDRPRNQLLVVCALGHEVWFLDLDSFAVLGTAKVGRVPGMVTVDESKAHAYVSNTKGDAFSILDVVARQEIAQIETGKAPYNVEILSNNRLAVLNHDAATLTLVDLDAHIVIETYEAVPKSAGLALHPNGTILYSGGHGSQDDATEILVHDLVQGKNIGKIHTGDMPASMSISNNALHVVLHDSERLVSYALTEGYPEISRLTTGKYPFAVIPILSNENRVAVTNMDSDLVQVFDIAAGKEVQSIPVVGGPVGAVYYIKQSGSRE
- the mqnB gene encoding futalosine hydrolase, whose amino-acid sequence is MILIYIASDIECEALLPFLPGDAEVVVGGVGKVATTFAVLQALRTHQPKLVVGVGISGYYGSRLRVGDVALITRDYWIDEGVQTPEGFLHLSSLGFGDPFVESPFEFPDLPFGGDYRVLPCPGATVSSCSGMLSVARERYHSFPDGITESMELGAMGYVCNAHSIPWFGLRGISNLLEDRDSRRWDMTNALRHAGEYCKILWGRLAGS